The genomic stretch AGTCCGGAGAAGGCGCGCACCGGGAGCCGTAGCAGCGCCACCATGACCCTGGTGATGCCGGGGGCGAGCAGGGCGAGGCCGATGCAGAACAGCACGGAGGCGGGTCCCGCGGTGCTGGCGAGGGTGGGGCCGTCGTCCATCACGGTGGCGGTGGCGATCGCCAGGCCGATGCCGTTGGCGAGGAAGAACAGCGCCAGCAGCAGCCGGGGCACGCTGAACCAGCGGGTGCCGGCAGTGGCTTCGGCCAGCGCGGCCACCGGTTCGGTGCGGGCGGCCTTGCGTCCGGCGAAGCGGGTGGCTCCCGCCGCGGCGAGGACGGTGACGATCGCTCCGACGGCCATCGGGATCCAGCCGGCGTGGTAGACGATCTCCGACGACACCACGCCGCTGGAGGTCAGCACCCCGAACAGCAGCCGGCCGATGGCCCATCCGGGCAGCAGGGCGAGCAGCACGGAGCCCACCGACAGCACGGCCGTCTCGCTGAGGATCATGCGGCGCAGCTGCTTGGGGGTGGAGCCGACGGCGCGCAGCAGGGCCATCTCGCGGGCACGCTGCTGGAGGGAGAGGCCGAGCGTGGACGCGACGCCGAACATGACGATCAGCACGACCGAGGAGCCGAAGACCGCGGCGAGGATGACGACGGTGCGCTTGCTGGGGAGGGTGCCGGGCAGTTCGGCGAGCCCCCGGTGTTCGCCGGAGAGCACCTCGGCGCGGTCGCCGACCGCCGAGCGGACCGCGTCCGCGACGGCGGCGTCGCTCTTGCCGGGCGCGGGCAGGACGGCGATGGAGTCGATCCGGCCGCCGGCGAGGGTGCGTGCCTCGTCGTCCGTGAAGAACACGGCGGCGTGCGGGTTGTGGCCGCCGTGCTGCTCGGCGATGCCGCTGACCCGGAACCGCCGGGTGGTGCCCTGGACGACGATGTCGACCGTGGACCCGGGACGGGCGCCGGCGCGCTCCGCCAGTCCCGAGTCGAGGACGACCTCGCCGCCGGCGGCGGGGGATCCACCGACGGCGAGGGTATAGGGGGTGAGCCGGGCGCCGGCCCAGCCGTGGCCGTACGAGTCGGACTTGCCGGTCAGCGGCTTGCCGTCCTTGAGGACGGTGGCCGGGACCGACACGTCGCCGACGGCCGTGCGCACGCCGTCGGCCTTGGCCACCGTGCCGACCAGTGCGGGGTCGATGCGGTGACGTTCGGTCAGGGCGGTGGAGTCGTAGGTCTGGTCACCGGTGACGACGACCGGGGCGCCGGCGAGGCGCTGCGGGTCGGCCGCCATGCGGATGCCCGTCTCCATCAGGCCGCCGCAGCCGATGACGATGGCGGCGCCGAGGAACATGGCGAGGAAGGTCGCGACGAAGCTCGTCTTGCGGAACTTCAGGGTGCGCAGTGCGAGTTGCCACATCAGTAACGCCCCCCGGAGGACAGCGGAGAGCTCTGCCGCTGGGTGTCGTCCTCCCAGGCGCCGAGCCTGGTCATCCGGGCGGCCACGGCGTCGGCGGTCGGCCGGTGCAGTTCGCCGGCGAAGGTGCCGTCGGCAAGGAAGACCACTCGGTCGGCATAGGAGGCGGCGACCGGGTCGTGGGTGACCATGACCAGCGTCTGGCGGGCGGTGTCGACGGACTCGCGCAGCAGGGCGAGCACGGACGCGGCGGTGCGGGTGTCGAGGGCGCCGGTGGGTTCGTCGGCGAAGACCACGGCGGGCCGGGTCACCAGGGCCCGGGCGATGGCGACGCGCTGCTGCTGGCCGCCGGACAGCTGGGCCGGCAGGTGACCGAGGCGCTCGTTCAGTCCCACACGCTGTACGACGTTGCGGATCAGGCCCTTGTCGGGCCGCTGTCCGGCCAGTTGCAGCGGCAGCGTGATGTTCTGCATGACCGTCAGCGCGGGCAGCAGGTTGAAGGACTGGAAGATGAAACCGATCCGGTTGCGGCGCAGCTTGGTCAGCTGGGTGTCGTCCAGGCCGGCGAGGTCGGTGCCGCCGACGGTGACCTTGCCGGAGCTGGGCTGGACCAGCCCCGCGGCGCAGTGCAGGAAGGTGCTCTTGCCCGACCCGGACGGGCCCATCACGGCGGTGAAGGTGCCGTCGGCGAAGCTCATGGTGAGCCCGCGGAGCGCGGCCACCTGGCTGTCTCCTCGGCCATAGGTCTTCGACACGGCGTCCAGCCGTACCGCCTCCGCCCGGCGGAGGTCCTGTGAAGTGTGCACTGCGGGCTCCCCTATGAGATATCGCGCTTCTCACGCGGTGTCTGTGGACCAGATTAGGAACGCTGCGGCTGCGGCACATTGGCATTCTCCGGCCGGTTCGAGGTAGAGGTTTCTCTACCTCGGCACGCCAGGTTTCGGCGGGTGCTCGCGAACTTCGTGCAGCGATGTCGCCACCCAGACCGAATACTTGACTCCTCTCCAAAAGGGCTGGTTGACACCCGTGCCTCAAGGGGTGTCTGCGGGTACCTTCGAACGCGTCGGAAGAAGCACGAAAGATAGGAAGCCCCATGGCCACCAGGCCTGACCACGATCTGACCGCGCAGGTCCGGCCCGACGGATATCTGGAGCTGTACTCCCCGCGCACCGGCAGGCGGCACCGGTGCGGCCCACGTGGCACGACGATGTGGCTGGCGCTCCAGCGCAGCGATTGGCAGCCGGAATTGGCCGCGGACGAAATCGCCGCGCATTTAGGGGTCGATCCGCACAGTATCCGCTGCGATATCCATGCCTGGCTGGTGCATTTCCGCGAGGCCGGCGAGTGAAGACAGAGGGGGCGCAGGCAGCCTTTCGGCTGCCTGTTTCAGGAAGCGCCGGCGGCTTCTGTCGCCGTCAGCCACACCTCGACCGCCTCGGCGGTGGTCTCGGCGAAATCCTCCAGAATCGTGAAATGCGTGCCGGGCACGTCGACCGGTGCGTGCTCCGCGGGCCAGGTGGCCCGCCAGTCGTCCGTGCCGGTGCCGGTCGCGAAGGACTCGGTGGGCCGCACGAACAGCACCGGCGCTGTCAGGGCACCCGGCATACAGTGCTGGATCAGATCGCTGTAGCGGCTCATGGCGGCGAGGCGGGCGGTGCCGAAGCCGCCGAGGGCGGACTCGCGGTCCAGCATCCCGTCGAACATCTGCCGCCACAGGTCGTCCTTGCCGTCGTCCCCGGGCAGATAGGTGTCCAACAGCACGACGCCCGAGGCCGGTTGTCCGGCCTTCTCCATGATCTCGGCGGCCGCGTGGGCGAACTGGCCGCCGGAGGAGTAGCCGACGAGCACGTACGGCCGCTCGTCCGGGCAGGCCCGGCGGATGCCCTCGACGACCACCTCCACCACCGCGTCCACGGAACGCGGAAGTGCCTCGCCGGGACCGAAGCCGGGCACCGCCGGCACCAGGACGTCAGAGCGGCCGTGGAAGTGCCGGGCGAAACGGGCGTACTGGTGGGCGCCGCCGAGTGCCATCGGCGAGGGCAGGCAGACCAGCCGCGGCGAGGCGGCGCCGTCCCCGGTGGACAGCCGTACCGGGTCGGTGAGGTCCCCGAATTCGGCCAGGGACGAGAAGCCGGGGAGGATCTCGGCGACGGTGCGCAGCAGTTCGATGGCCGAGGCCATCCTCCCGTCGGCTGCCGCGCGCCGCACCAGCCCGCCGACCGACTCCAGGTCCGCGGCGCCGCCGGACTGGGCCGGCCGGCCGCCGCCGGCGAGGTGTTCGCGCAGGACGGCGGCGAGGGCGGCCGGGCTGGGGTGGNNNNNNNNNNNNNNNNNNNNNNNNNNNNNNNNNNNNNNNNNNNNNNNNNNNNNNNNNNNNNNNNNNNNNNNNNNNNNNNNNNNNNNNNNNNNNNNNNNNNNNNNNNNNNNNNNNNNNNNNNNNNNNNNNNNNNNNNNNNNNNNNNNNNNNNNNNNNNNNNNNNNNNNNNNNNNNNNNNNNNNNNNNNNNNNNNNNNNNNNNNNNNNNNNNNNNNNNNNNNNNNNNNNNNNNNNNNNNNNNNNNNNNNNNNNNNNNNNNNNNNNNNNNNNNNNNNNNNNNNNNNNNNNNNNNNNNNNNNNNNNNNNNNNNNNNNNNNNNNNNNNNNNNNNNNNNNNNNNNNNNNNNNNNNNNNNNNNNNNNNNNNNNNNNNNNNNNNNNNNNNNNNNNNNNNNNNNNNNNNNNNNNNNNNNNNNNNNNNNNNNNNNNNNNNNNNNNNNNNNNNNNNNNNNNNNNNNNNNNNNNNNNNNNNNNNNNNNNNNNNNNNNNNNNNNNNNNNNNNNNNNNNNNNNNNNNNNNNNNNNNNNNNNNNNNNNNNNNNNNNNNNNNNNNNNNNNNNNNNNNNNNNNNNNNNNNNNNNNNNNNNNNNNNNNNNNNNNNNNNNNNNNNNNNNNNNNNNNNNNNNNNNNNNNNNNNNNNNNNNNNNNNNNNNNNNNNNNNNNNNNNNNNNNNNNNNNNNNNNNNNNNNNNNNNNNNNNNNNNNNNNNNNNNNNNNNNNNNNNNNNNNNNNNNNNNNNNNNNNNNNNNNNNNNNNNNNNNNNNNNNNNNNNNNNNNNNNNNNNNNNNNNNNNNNNNNNNNNNNNNNNNNNNNNNNNNNNNNNNNNNNNNNNNNNNNNNNNNNNNNNNNNNNNNNNNNNNNNNNNNNNNNNNNNNNNNNNNNNNNNNNNNNNNNNNGGAAGACGGCATCCGGCTCCACCGCCGCCGGTCCCGAGTGCCCGAGGATCGCGGCGGTCTGGGCGCGGATCACCTCGGTCAGGACCATCTCCTGCTCGGCGGGCGGGGCTCCGGCCAGCCGCTGCCGCAACGGCTCGGCGTCCGCGGGTCCGTGGGCCGCGGCGGGCCGTACCGGCTCCGCGAGGGGACCGGCGGTGAGGGCCACGTCCGCGTTCAGCCAGTACCGGTCGCGCCGGAAGGGGTAGGTGGGCAGGTCGGCGCGGGCTTTACCGGGGAAGAGCGCCGCCCAGTCCGGGGCGAGGCCGTCGCTGTACAGACGGGCGAGGCCGGACATGAGGGCCGCGGGCTCGCTGCCGTGCCGCCTGCCGAGCGCGACGAAGACAGCGCCTTCCGCTTCCGCGCACGCGCGGGCGAGACCGGTCAGCACGGCGTCGGGCCCGAGTTCGACGAAGCGCCCGGCGCCCGAGCCGGTGAGGGCGGCGACGGCGTCGGCGAAACGGACCGTCTCCCGCACGTGCCGTACCCAGTAGCCGGGGTCGCGCAGTTGCCCGCCGTCGGCGGGGCGGCCGGTGAGGGTGGACACCAGCGGGATGCGCGGCTCATGGAAGGTCAACTTCTCGGCCACGGAACGGAATTCGTCGAGCATGCCGTCCAGCAGGGGTGAGTGGAAGGCGTGCGAGACGGAGAGCCGCTTGGTCTTCGCGAAGCCTTCGGCGGCGGCGAGCACGGCGTCCTCCTCGCCCGAAAGGACCACGGACGAGGGGCCGTTGACCGCGGCGAGCCCGACCCGGCCGTCCAGCAGCGGTCGTACCTCGTCCTCGGTGGCCTCTACGGCGACCATCGCGCCGCCTTCCGGCAGCGCCTGCATGAGCCGGCCGCGGGCGGCGACCAGGGTGCAGGCGTCGTCCAGGTCGAGGACGCCCGCCACATGGGCGGCGGCGAGTTCCCCGACGGAGTGCCCGGCCATGATGTCGGGCCGCACACCGAAGGACTCCAGCAGCCGGAACAGGGCCACCTCGAAGGCGAAGAGTGCCGTCTGTGCGTACTGGGTGCGGTGCACGGCGTCGGCGTCGTCGCCCGCCAGCAGCCCGGCGAGGTCCAGGCCGAGACGGGCGTCGATCGCGTCAAAGGCCTCGGCGAACACCGGGTAATGGTCACGGAGTTCGAGGCCCATGCCGAGGCGCTGGGCACCCTGGCCGGTGAACAGGAACGCCGTACGAGCCCCCGTCCGGGCCCTTCCGGTGGCGGCCGTGGGGGCAGGGGCCCTGGTGGCAAGGGCGTGCAGCCCGGCCAGGAGCTGCTCCCGGTCGGTGCCGGAGACGGCCGCGCGGTGGTCGAACGCGGTGCGCCGGGTGCCGAGGGCCCGGGCGACGGCCGCCGGGTGCAGCTCGGGCCGGCCGGCGAGGAAGGCGTGCAGCCGCTCGGCCTGAGCGGGCAGTGCCTGGGCGGACCGGGCGGACAGGGGCCATACGACGGCCGGGGCGTCGGCGTCGGTGTCCGTCGGGGACCGGTCCTCGGCGGACGGCTCCTCGATGATGGTGTGGGCGTTGGTGCCGCTGATCCCGAAGGAGGAGATGCCCGCTCGGCGTGGACGGTCCGTACCGGGCCATGGCTGATGGTCCGTCAGAAGGCTTACGCGACCGGCCTCCCAGTCGACCTTCGTGGACGGCGTGTCGGCGTGGAGGGTCTTCGGCAGCGTGCCGTGGCGCATCGCCATGACCATCTTGATGACGCCCGCGACACCGGCGGCAGCCTGGGTGTGCCCGATGTTGGACTTCACCGACCCCAGCCACAGCGGGGCCTCGCGGTCCTGGCCGTAGGTGGCCAGCAGCGCCTGCGCCTCGATCGGGTCGCCCAGCGTCGTACCGGTGCCGTGGGCCTCGACCACGTCCACGTCGGCGGCCGACAAGCGGGCCGCGGCCAGCGCCTGGCGGATCACTCGCTGCTGCGACGGACCGTTGGGCGCCGTAAGGCCGTTGGACGCGCCGTCCTGGTTGACGGCGGAGCCGCGGACGACGGCCAGTACGTCGTGGCCGTTGCGCCGGGCGTCGCTCAGCCGTTCCAGTACGAGGACGCCGAGGCCTTCCGAGAACCCGGTGCCGGCCGCGTCGTCGGCGAAGGAGCGGCAGCGGCCGTCCGGGGAGAGGGCGCCCTGCCGGCTGAACTCGACGTAGGTGCCCGGCGAGGCCATCACCGTCACTCCCCCGGCGAGCGCCAGGGTGCACTCGCCCTGCCGGAGTGCCTGGGCGGCGAGGTGCAGTGTGACGAGCGACGAGGAGCAGGCGGTGTCGACGCTGAGCGTCGGGCCCTCCAGCCCGAGGGTGTAGGCGACGCGGCCGGAGACGATGCTGCCGGAGCCGAAGCTGCCGAAGTAGTCGTGGTACATGACGCCCGCGAAGACACCGGTGCGGCTGCCACGCAGCGAGACGGGGTCGATGCCGGCGTTCTCCAGCGCCTCCCAGGAGCCTTCGAGCAGCAGCCGCTGCTGTGGGTCCATGACGAGTGCGTCGTTCGGGCTGATGCCGAAGAACGCGGCGTCGAAGTCGCCCGCGTCGTGCAGGAACCCGCCCTCGCGGGTGGAGGAGCGGCCCGGCACGCCCGGGGTCGGGTCGTACAGGTCCGGGTCCCAGCCGCGGTCGCCGGGGAACTCGGTGATGCCCTCCGCGCCGTCCGCGACCAGGCGCCACAGGTCCTCGGGGGACCGGACGCCGCCCGGGTAGCGGCAGGCCATGCCGACGATCGCGACCGGTTCCCGGGCCGCTGCGGTCAGCGCGCGGTTGCGTTCCCGCAGCCGCTCGATCTCCTTCAGCGAGGCGCGCAACGCCTCGACCATCCTGGTGTCCGGCTTCTCGGCCTCGGCCATGGTGTTCTTCCTTGTCGCAGGCGTCGTCACAGGGCGTCGTCGTCCTCGACGAGGTCGTCGAGCGCCATGCTGATCAGGCTCTCGGCGTCCATCGCGTCGATCGACGCGCCGCCGGGTTCACCGGCCGCGGCCGAATCCGGCGCGGGCCGCGTTCCGGCGAGTTCGAGCAGGCTGTCCAGCAGGCCCGCCTCGCGGAGCCGGGCCACCGGGATGGCGGCGAGCGCGGCCCGAACGGTGTCCTCCTCGTCGCGCGGGCCGTCGGCGGTGCGCGGGGCCAGCTCGGCGGCGAGGTGCTCGGTGAGCGCGGCCGGTGTCGGGTGGTCGAAGACGAGCGTGGCGGTCAGCCGGAGGCCGGTGGCCTCGTTGAGCCGGTTGCGGAACTCGACGGCGGTCAGCGAGTCGAAGCCGAGGTCCTTGAAGGGCAGCTCGTTCTCGATCTCCTCGATGCCGAGCACCGCACGGGCCTCGTCCCGCACCAGCCCCAGCAGCCGTTCGGTCCGCTTCTCGGGCGCGAGTCCGGCCAGTTCGCGGCGCAGTGCCGATGCGGCGGCCGGTGCTCCGGGCCCGGTCCGGCGCGGCACCCGTACCAGGGAACGCAGCAGCGGGGCGATACGGGCGGCCTCGCGCGGGGCGAGATCGAGACGGGCCGGCAGCAGCACCGGTTCGGCGCGGCCCACGCCCGTGTCGAACAGGGCGAGCCCCGCCTCCGCGTCGAGAGCGAGCACTCCGCCGGAGGCGATACGACGGCTGTCGGTGTCGCCGAGCCGGTCGGCCATGCCGCCGCTGCCCGCCCAGGCGCCCCAGGCGAGCGAGACCGCGGGCAGGCCGAGCGAGCGGCGATGGGCGGCGAGGGCGTCGAGGAAGGTGTTGCCGGCCGCGTAGCCGGCCTGGCCGGGACTGCCGAGCAGACCGGCCGCGGAGGAGAACAGAACGAACGCCTTCAGCGGCCGTTCCCGGGTCAGTTCGTGCAGGTTCCAGGCCGCGTCCAGTTTCGGGCGCAGCACCGTGTCCAGCCGCTCCGGTGTGAGCGAGGTCAGGACGGCGTCGGCAAGGACACCGGCGGTGTGTACGACCGCGGAGACGGGGTGTTCGTCCAGGACCCGGGCGAGGGCGGCATGGTCGGCGGCGTCGCAGGCGACGATCGTCACCTGCGCGCCGAGCGCGGCCAGTTCCTCGCTCAGCCCGGCCGCGCCGGGCCCCTCGGGTCCGCTGCGGCTGAGCAGCACCAGCCGCTCGGCCCCGTGCGCGCAGACCAGGTGCCGGGCGATCAGCCGGCCCAGGGCGCCGGTGCCGCCGGTGACCAGGACGTCGCCGGACCAGTCGCCCGGGGCTGACTCGGCCAGGCGCGGGGCGCGCACCAGCCGGGGAACGTTCAACCGGCCTTCTCGCAGTGCCAGTTGGGGTTCGCCGGAGGCGACGGCGGAGGGCAGCAGGCGCCGGGAGGCGTCTGTGTCATCCAGGTCGGCGAGGACCAGCCGGTCGGGGTGCTCGGACTGGGCGGAGCGGATCAGGCCCCACGCCGCGGCGGCGCCGGGATCGGTGACGTCCCCGGGCCCGGTCGCGCCACTGGTGGCCACCACCAGGGTGGTCTCGGCGAACCGGGCGTCGGCCAGCCAGCCCTGCACCCGGGCGAGCAGCTCGCGGACACCGGCCCGGATCTCGTCCGGTCCGTCGCCGCCGGTGTGGACGACGACCAGGGTGTCGGGGGCCTGTTCGGCGGCCTCGGTGAGGTCGGCGGCCACGGTGACCTCGGCCACCTCACCGGCCAGGGCACCGGCCATCTCCTCGCCGCCGGCGCCGAGTACGGTCCACCGCCCGGCCTGCGGAGCCGCCGGCAGGGAGAGGGGCACCCAGTCGAGGGCGAACAGGTCGTCGTGCCCGCCCGCGGCGGCAGCGGCGATCCGCTGCGGGCCCACTTCCCGCAGGGACAGCGACGCCACCCGCGCCACGGGCCGGCCGGTCTCGTCGGCGGCCTCGACGCGCACCGCGCCGGTACCGGCGGGGGCGATCCGGACCCGCAGGGCACGCGCGCCCCGCGTGTACAGCTCGACACCGTTCCAGACGAAGGGCAGCGCCATGCGCTCCTCGGCGCCGGCGCGCAGCCCGATGGTGTGGAGGGCGGAGTCGAACAGCGCCGGGTGCAGGCCGAACGCGGCGCCGTCGGTCGGGGCGGCGACCTCCGCGTACACCTCGTCGTCGCGCCGCCAGGCAGCGCGCAGCCCCTGGAAGCGGGGCCCGTATGCGGCACCCAGCTCGGCCAGCCGCTCGTAGACGCCGTCCAGGTCGACCGGTTCGGCGCCGGGCGGCGGCCACGCGGTGAGGTCGTGGACCGGTCGCTCCTCGGCGGGCCGCAGCAGGCCGGTGGCGTGGGTGGTCCACGGGTCGTCATCGGCCGTGGCGGCGTACACGCGGAAGGCGCGGGCGCCGGACGCGTCGGGCTCGCCGACCGTGCACTGGAGACGGACGGCGCGGTCCTCGGGCAGGACCAGCGGTTCGGTGACGGTCAGCTCCTCCGCCGTGCCGCAGCCGACGCGGGCCCCGGCGGCCAGGGCCATCTCGACGAAGGCCGTGCCCGGCAGCAGCGGCACGCCGCCGACGGTGTGGTCCGCCAGCCACGGGTGGTCGGCGAGGGACAGGTGGCCGCTGTACAGGGTGCCGTCGGCACCGGCGAGTTCGACGGCGGTGCCGAGCAGCGGATGGTCGGCGGCCGGGCGCGGCAGGCCGAGGTCGCCGGTCATCCAGTAGCGGCCGCGCTGGAAGGCGTAGGTGGGCAGGTCCGAGCCGTCCCGGTGCGGCAGCAGGGCCGTCCAGTCGACGGCGGCGCCGTGCACGTGCAGGGCGGCGAGCCCGCTGACGAAGGCCTCGGTCTCCTCACGGTCCTTGCGCAGCAGCGGTACGACGGCCGCTTCGTCGGGCAGGCATTCGCCGGCCGCGGCGGTCAGCGCACTGCCGGGGCCGACCTCGGCGAAGTGCCGTACACCGGCCTCGTGCAGGGCGGTGACGGCGTCGGCGAAGCGGACGGCCTCACGGGCGTGCCGCACCCAGTACCCGGCCGTCGACAGCTCGTCGGGGGCGGCCGGAGCGCCGGTGAGGGTGGACACCAGCGGTATGCGCAGTGTGCCGTACGACAGCGACGCGGCGATCTCGCCGAACTCCTCCAGCATCGGCTCCATCAGGGCCGAGTGGAAAGCGTGGCTGACGACCAGCTCCTTGACGCGCTCGAAGCGGGCGGCCAGGGCGCGGGCCGGTCCGGCGGGGCCGGAAATGACCACCGACTGGGGCCCGTTGACAGCGGCGATCCCGACTCCGTCGCCCAGCAGCGGCGTCACCTCGTCCTCGGTGGCCTGTACGGCGAACATCGCGCCGCCCTCGGGCAGAGCCTGCATCAATCGTCCCCGGGCGGCGACGAGGGTGCAGGCGTCCTTTAGGTCGAGCACGCCCGCGACATGGGCGGCGGCGAACTCGCCGACGGAGTGCCCGGCCAGGATGTCGGGCCGGACGCCGAAAGACTCCAGCAGCCGGTACAGGGCCACTTCCACGGCGAACATCGCCGGCTGGGTGTACTCGGTGCGCTCCAGCAGCTCGGCGCGGTCCAGGACGTCGGCGAGCGGACGGTCCAGCAGCGGGTCCAGGCGGGCGCGGATCTCGTCGAAGGCGGCGGCGAAGGCGGGGAACGCCGCCGCGAGGCGGGTGCCCATGCCCGGCAGCTGCGCACCCTGCCCGGAGAAGAGGAAGGCGAGCCGGCCATCGGTGGCGGTGCCGAGGGCACCGGACCGGGGGGTGCGGCCCTCCGCCAACTCCCGTACATCTCTGATCAGTTCATCCTGAGTGCGGCCGAGTACGGCGGCCCGGTGGCCGAGTCGGGTGCGGGCGTGGGCGAGCGCGCCGGCGAGGTGGTGCGGGTCGGTGTCCGGAGCGGCGTCCCGGGTGACGGTCAGGTGCTGCAGCAGCCGGGTGGCCTGGGCCCGCAGGGCGCCCGGGGTGTGGCCGGAGAGCAGCCACGGCACCGTGTCGACAGGCGGGGCTGTGTGCGGGGTCGCGGGCTCCTCCGCGGGCGCGGCCTCCACGATGACATGGGCGTTGGTGCCGGAGATGCCGAAGGAGGAGATGCCGGCGCGGCGCGGGCGGCCCGGGTCGGGCCAGGGGCGGTTCTCGGTGAGCAGGCGGACGCCCGCGCCCTCCCACTCCACGTGCCGGGAGGGCCGGTCGACGCCGAGGCTGGCCGGCAGGGTCTCGTTGCGGATGGCCTCGACCATCTTGATGACCCCGGCGACACCGGCGGCGGCTTGGGTGTGGCCCAGGTTGGACTTCACCGAGCCGAGCCACAGCGGGCTGTCCTCGGTGTGCTCGGCGCCGTAGGTGGCGATCAGCGCCTGGGCCTCGATCGGGTCGCCCAGCGTCGTACCGGTGCCGTGCGCCTCGACCACGTCGACCTCGGCCGCCTCGACGCCGGCCGCCCGCAGGGCACGGCGGATGACGCGCTGCTGGGCGGGGCCGTTGGGGGCGCTGAGGCCGTTGGAGGCGCCGTCCTGGTTGACGGCGGTGCCGCGCAGCACGGCGAGGATCGTGTGGCCGTTGCGGCGGGCGTCGGAGAGCCGTTCCAGGAGCAGCACGCCGGCGCCCTCGCCGAAACCGGTGCCGTCGGCCGCGTCCGCGAAGGGCTTGCAGCGGCCGTCCCGGGACAGGCCCCGGTGCCGGCTGAACTCCACGAAGGTGCCCGGGGTGGCCATGACGGTCACTCCCCCGGCCAGCGCCAGCGAGCAGTCACCGTCGCGCAGCGACTGGGCGGCCAGGTGCAGCGCCACGAGCGAGGAGGAGCAGGCCGTGTCGACGGACAGGGTCGGGCCCTCCAGGCCCAGGGTGTAGGCCACGCGGCCGGAGACCACGCTGCCGGAGCCGAAGCTCCCGAAGTAGTCGTGGTACATCACGCCCGCGAACACACCGGTGTCGGAGCCGCGCAGGGTGGCGGGGTCGATGGAGGCGCGCTCCAGCGCCTCCCAGGAGGTCTCCAGCAGCAGCCGCTGCTGGGGGTCGGTGACCTCTGCCTCTGCTTCGTCCATGGCGAAGAACGCCGGGTCGAAGTCGGCGGCGTCGTACAGGAAGGCGCCGTGCCGGGTGTAGCTGGTGCCGGGCCGGTCCAGGGTGGGGTCGTAGAGGTTGTCCACGTCCCAGCCGCGGTCGTTCGGGAACTCGCCGATGGCGTCGCGGCCTTCGGCCACCAGCTGCCACAGGTCCTCCGGCGAGGCGATGTCGCCGGGGAAGCGGCAGGCCATGCCGATGACGGCGATCGGTTCGTCGGCGGCGGCGCTCCGGGGGGCCGTGCGAACCGTCTCCTCGGCGAGGGTGCCGGTGAGTTCACCGAGCAGATGGGCCGCGAGTTCCGTGGGCGTGGGGTGGTCGAACACGAGGGTCGCGGGCAGCCGGAGGCCGGTCGCCGCGGTGAGCCGGTTGCGCAGTTCCACGGCCGCCAGTGAGTCGAAGCCGAGTTCCTTGAAGGCCAGGGTGCGGCCGATGTCCTGGGCGGAGCGGTAGCCGAGGATCGTCGCGACGTGGTTCTGCACGAGTTCGGTGAGAAACGCTGCGCGCTCCGCCTGCAGCAGCCCGGCGAGACGCTCCCGCAGGGCGTCGGCACCGCCTGCCGCGGCCTGCCCGGTGGCCGCACCGGTCCGGCGCATGGGCACCAGGGCACGGAACAGCGGGGCCAGGCCCTCGCCCTGGGCGCGCAGGGAGGCCATGTCCAGCTTCACCGGCAGCACGGCGGGGTCGTCGCCGCGCACGGCGGCGTCGAAGAGGGCGACGCCCTCCTCCGTCTCCAGCGGGGCGACACCGCCACGGGCGATGCGCGTGAGGTCCGTCGCGTCGAGGGTGCCCGTCATGCCGCCTGCCTGCGCCCACAGGCCCCAGGCCAGGGAGTGTGCGGGCAGCCCGAGGGTTCGGCGGTGTACGGCGAGCGCGTCCAGATAGGCGTTGGCAGCCGCGTAGTTCGCCTGGCCCGGCGAGCCGAGCGTGGCGGCGGACGAGGAGAACAGCACGAACGCCGACAGGTCGAGGTCCGCGGTGAGTTCGTGCAGGTTCCAGGCGGCGTCGACCTTCGGCCGGAACACGGTGTCGATCCGCTCCGGGGTCAGGGAGCCGAGCACGCCGTCGGCGAGTACTCCGGCCGCGTGG from Streptomyces roseochromogenus subsp. oscitans DS 12.976 encodes the following:
- a CDS encoding ABC transporter ATP-binding protein codes for the protein MHTSQDLRRAEAVRLDAVSKTYGRGDSQVAALRGLTMSFADGTFTAVMGPSGSGKSTFLHCAAGLVQPSSGKVTVGGTDLAGLDDTQLTKLRRNRIGFIFQSFNLLPALTVMQNITLPLQLAGQRPDKGLIRNVVQRVGLNERLGHLPAQLSGGQQQRVAIARALVTRPAVVFADEPTGALDTRTAASVLALLRESVDTARQTLVMVTHDPVAASYADRVVFLADGTFAGELHRPTADAVAARMTRLGAWEDDTQRQSSPLSSGGRY
- a CDS encoding alpha/beta fold hydrolase encodes the protein HPSPAALAAVLREHLAGGGRPAQSGGAADLESVGGLVRRAAADGRMASAIELLRTVAEILPGFSSLAEFGDLTDPVRLSTGDGAASPRLVCLPSPMALGGAHQYARFARHFHGRSDVLVPAVPGFGPGEALPRSVDAVVEVVVEGIRRACPDERPYVLVGYSSGGQFAHAAAEIMEKAGQPASGVVLLDTYLPGDDGKDDLWRQMFDGMLDRESALGGFGTARLAAMSRYSDLIQHCMPGALTAPVLFVRPTESFATGTGTDDWRATWPAEHAPVDVPGTHFTILEDFAETTAEAVEVWLTATEAAGAS
- a CDS encoding FtsX-like permease family protein — encoded protein: MWQLALRTLKFRKTSFVATFLAMFLGAAIVIGCGGLMETGIRMAADPQRLAGAPVVVTGDQTYDSTALTERHRIDPALVGTVAKADGVRTAVGDVSVPATVLKDGKPLTGKSDSYGHGWAGARLTPYTLAVGGSPAAGGEVVLDSGLAERAGARPGSTVDIVVQGTTRRFRVSGIAEQHGGHNPHAAVFFTDDEARTLAGGRIDSIAVLPAPGKSDAAVADAVRSAVGDRAEVLSGEHRGLAELPGTLPSKRTVVILAAVFGSSVVLIVMFGVASTLGLSLQQRAREMALLRAVGSTPKQLRRMILSETAVLSVGSVLLALLPGWAIGRLLFGVLTSSGVVSSEIVYHAGWIPMAVGAIVTVLAAAGATRFAGRKAARTEPVAALAEATAGTRWFSVPRLLLALFFLANGIGLAIATATVMDDGPTLASTAGPASVLFCIGLALLAPGITRVMVALLRLPVRAFSGLSGQLALRNAATASVRMAGAVAPIVLLIGIATGTLYMQSTEDHVSRTSYDKNILADYVLDSTTGGFAPGVVEKVRATPGVAAASELVISRGFVDRPGGLADADLRGVSAEGVRQSLDLPVVAGSLTDLRGDTVALSDKKAREYGVKVGDRLPMHLGDGTAVHPTVVALYTDNPKQQYLTLPAAALAPHTGDGLPHQILVRTAPGSGAEAHDRLAALAARVPGTELDVSSSLAGRNNQIQQILVSANYTIVAMIVGYAAITVVNTLVSVTRKRSAEFGLQRLTGATRAQVIAMLTVEGVLIGVIATVLGTIASATTIVPYSLVKSDSYLPSGSIGIYLAIVGGSLLLVFGATLMPSWRGMRSPAVDTVKAA